One genomic window of Nakamurella panacisegetis includes the following:
- a CDS encoding HAD-IIA family hydrolase — MPQAAQWSYLMDMDGVLVHEEHMIPGAGEFIAELNERGTNYVVVTNNPIYTRRDLRARLLATGLDIAEDRIWTSALATARFLHSQRPGGTAYVIGEVGLTTAMHEAGYVLTDRDPDYVVLGETRTYSFEAITTAIRLIDKGARFVSTNPDATGPSRQGLLPAAGAVAALIEKATGKKPYFVGKPNPLMMRSALRAIGAHSESTLMIGDRMDTDVIAGLEAGLATILVLSGISTLNTVEQYPFRPSLIIDSVADLIGHTADPFRS; from the coding sequence ATGCCCCAGGCCGCGCAGTGGTCGTACCTGATGGACATGGATGGCGTGCTCGTCCACGAGGAACACATGATTCCCGGGGCCGGCGAGTTCATCGCCGAGTTGAACGAACGCGGCACCAACTACGTCGTCGTCACCAACAACCCGATCTACACCCGGCGTGATCTGCGGGCGCGGCTGCTGGCCACCGGGCTGGACATCGCGGAAGACCGCATCTGGACCTCGGCCCTGGCCACCGCCCGGTTCCTGCACAGCCAGCGTCCGGGCGGCACGGCCTATGTGATCGGTGAGGTCGGGCTGACCACGGCCATGCACGAGGCGGGCTACGTCCTCACCGACCGCGATCCCGACTACGTGGTGCTGGGCGAGACCAGGACCTACTCGTTCGAGGCCATCACCACCGCGATCCGGCTGATCGACAAGGGTGCCCGGTTCGTCTCGACCAACCCGGACGCCACCGGTCCGAGCCGTCAGGGTCTGCTGCCGGCGGCCGGCGCCGTGGCCGCGTTGATCGAGAAGGCCACGGGCAAGAAGCCGTACTTCGTCGGCAAGCCGAACCCGCTGATGATGCGCAGCGCCCTGCGGGCGATCGGCGCGCACTCCGAGTCGACGCTGATGATCGGGGACCGGATGGACACCGACGTCATCGCCGGGCTCGAGGCCGGCCTGGCGACAATTCTTGTGCTCAGCGGCATCTCGACCCTGAATACGGTGGAGCAGTACCCGTTCCGGCCGTCGTTGATCATCGACAGCGTCGCCGACCTCATCGGCCACACGGCCGACCCGTTCCGCTCGTAG
- a CDS encoding VanZ family protein, whose amino-acid sequence MSVQTPGPDPQPTLEGGGRPPTADPARLDLAARRAAGALLLVIVAVVAVIVFWPGPPDPSGQSALEAFLRRQHERGLPDWISFGLIQNLANVVMFLPLGYLGALAMRRHNYLVVAAAALGSGLIELVQLLLLPHRVASWPDIASNTVGALVGLLLAVPVLRRRRKRRRQFLRGHRGAVDSDRRAARIARI is encoded by the coding sequence ATGAGCGTCCAGACCCCCGGGCCGGACCCCCAGCCGACCCTGGAGGGCGGCGGCCGGCCGCCGACGGCCGATCCCGCTCGCCTCGATCTCGCCGCTCGGCGGGCCGCCGGCGCCCTGCTGCTGGTGATCGTGGCGGTCGTGGCCGTCATCGTCTTCTGGCCGGGGCCGCCCGACCCGAGCGGACAGAGCGCCCTGGAGGCGTTCCTGCGGCGCCAGCACGAGCGGGGCCTCCCCGACTGGATCTCCTTCGGCCTGATCCAGAATCTGGCCAACGTGGTGATGTTCCTGCCGCTCGGCTACCTCGGTGCGCTGGCCATGCGTCGCCACAACTACCTCGTGGTGGCGGCGGCGGCGCTGGGGTCCGGACTGATCGAGCTCGTCCAGCTGCTGCTCCTGCCCCACCGGGTGGCTTCCTGGCCCGACATCGCGTCCAACACCGTGGGGGCACTGGTCGGTCTACTGCTCGCCGTGCCCGTCCTGCGGCGGCGCCGCAAGCGGCGCCGGCAGTTCCTGCGGGGCCACCGCGGCGCGGTCGACTCCGACCGCCGCGCCGCCCGGATCGCGCGGATCTGA
- a CDS encoding HAD family hydrolase has protein sequence MSFTVGFDLDMTLIDPREGMIEVFAVLAKEFRIPLDGVGFVSRLGPPLSHELARYDLDEKTIAAVIARYRAIYPAIAIPRTVPMPGAVAALNSVTARGGRAVVVTAKFGPTAQAHLDLMGVTVEAVIGDLWSTGKAVALQEYGAEVYVGDHLGDITGARAADALAVAVATGPISAADLAAAGADVVLGDLTEFPQWLDSYLLATVH, from the coding sequence GTGAGCTTCACCGTTGGTTTCGACCTCGACATGACCTTGATCGATCCCCGAGAGGGGATGATCGAGGTCTTCGCCGTTCTGGCCAAGGAGTTCCGGATTCCGTTGGACGGCGTCGGATTCGTCAGCCGGCTCGGGCCGCCGCTGAGCCATGAACTGGCCCGGTACGACCTCGACGAGAAGACCATCGCCGCTGTCATCGCTCGTTACCGCGCCATCTACCCGGCCATCGCCATCCCTCGGACGGTGCCCATGCCGGGTGCGGTCGCCGCTCTGAACTCGGTCACCGCTCGGGGAGGCCGGGCCGTCGTCGTGACCGCCAAGTTCGGGCCGACCGCCCAGGCCCACCTCGACCTGATGGGCGTGACCGTCGAGGCCGTCATCGGGGACCTGTGGAGCACCGGCAAAGCGGTCGCCCTGCAGGAGTACGGCGCCGAGGTCTACGTCGGCGATCACCTGGGTGACATCACCGGGGCCCGCGCGGCTGATGCTCTCGCCGTCGCCGTGGCCACCGGGCCGATCAGCGCCGCCGACCTGGCCGCGGCCGGGGCCGATGTGGTGCTGGGTGATCTGACCGAGTTCCCGCAATGGCTCGATTCGTACCTTCTGGCCACCGTTCACTGA
- a CDS encoding AMP-binding protein produces MLSSYSSSTSTKPLLGDTIGENLQRAVDRWPDRTVLVDVAAGKSYTYAEFGALSDALALALLADGVKVGDRVGIWSPNCAEWMITQYATAKIGAMLVNINPAYRTHELDFVLHQAGISVLVSARSFKASNYAAMITQVRDRCTALRRIVYIGGDFDEMLAAGATLDRTRLDQIQLGADQPINIQYTSGTTGFPKGATLSHHNILNNGYFVGEGCRYTEQDVICVAVPLYHCFGMVMGNLAATSHGACVVYPSPGFDPEATLAAVTDYRCTSLYGVPTMFIAELALPNVADYDLSSLRTGIMAGSPCPVEVMKRVIAEFGMSEVTICYGMTETSPVSTQTAVDDGIEERTSTVGRTHPHLESKVIDPGTGLTVPRGTPGELCTRGYSVMLGYWEQPDKTAESIDSARWMHTGDLAVMTEAGYLNITGRIKDLVIRGGENVYPREVEEFLYQHPDIVDAQVIGVPDARYGEELMAWIRMRDGAPPLTAQDVRDFCDGRLAHYKIPRYVHVVDEFPMTVTGKVRKAQMREESVGLLGLQSVAATTTA; encoded by the coding sequence ATGCTGTCCTCTTACTCCAGCTCCACGTCCACCAAGCCGCTGCTCGGCGACACCATCGGCGAGAATCTGCAGCGGGCGGTCGACCGATGGCCGGACCGCACCGTGCTGGTGGACGTCGCCGCCGGAAAGTCCTACACCTATGCCGAATTCGGCGCACTGAGCGACGCCCTGGCCCTGGCGCTGCTCGCCGACGGGGTGAAGGTCGGCGACCGGGTCGGTATCTGGTCCCCGAACTGCGCGGAGTGGATGATCACCCAGTACGCGACGGCCAAGATCGGGGCGATGCTGGTCAACATCAACCCGGCCTACCGGACCCACGAGCTCGACTTCGTCCTCCACCAGGCCGGGATATCCGTCCTCGTCTCGGCCCGGTCCTTCAAGGCCAGCAACTACGCCGCGATGATCACCCAGGTCCGCGACCGCTGCACCGCGCTCCGCCGGATCGTCTACATCGGCGGCGACTTCGACGAGATGCTCGCCGCCGGGGCGACTCTCGATCGGACCCGGCTCGATCAGATCCAGCTCGGAGCCGACCAGCCGATCAACATCCAGTACACCTCCGGCACGACCGGGTTTCCCAAGGGCGCGACGCTCTCGCACCACAACATCCTGAACAACGGCTATTTCGTGGGTGAGGGCTGCCGGTACACCGAGCAGGACGTCATCTGCGTCGCGGTGCCGCTGTATCACTGTTTCGGCATGGTGATGGGCAATCTGGCCGCCACCTCGCACGGAGCCTGCGTCGTCTATCCGTCGCCCGGATTCGACCCGGAGGCGACCCTGGCCGCCGTAACCGACTATCGCTGCACCTCCCTGTACGGCGTACCCACCATGTTCATCGCCGAACTGGCCCTGCCCAACGTCGCCGACTACGACCTGTCCAGCCTGCGGACCGGGATCATGGCCGGCTCGCCGTGCCCGGTCGAGGTGATGAAGCGGGTGATCGCCGAGTTCGGCATGAGCGAGGTCACCATCTGTTACGGCATGACCGAGACCTCCCCGGTCTCGACGCAGACCGCCGTCGACGACGGGATCGAGGAACGGACGTCGACGGTGGGGCGGACGCATCCGCACCTGGAGTCGAAGGTGATCGATCCGGGCACCGGGCTCACCGTGCCGCGGGGAACCCCGGGGGAGCTGTGCACCCGTGGCTACTCGGTGATGCTGGGTTATTGGGAGCAGCCCGACAAGACGGCCGAGTCGATCGACTCCGCCCGGTGGATGCACACCGGTGATCTGGCCGTGATGACCGAGGCCGGTTACCTCAACATCACCGGGCGGATCAAGGACCTGGTCATCCGGGGCGGCGAGAACGTGTACCCGCGGGAGGTGGAGGAATTCCTGTACCAGCACCCGGACATCGTGGACGCCCAGGTGATCGGGGTGCCCGACGCCCGGTACGGGGAGGAGCTGATGGCCTGGATCCGGATGCGCGACGGCGCCCCGCCGCTCACCGCCCAGGACGTCCGCGACTTCTGCGACGGGCGGCTGGCCCACTACAAGATCCCGCGCTACGTGCACGTCGTCGACGAATTCCCGATGACCGTGACCGGCAAGGTCCGGAAGGCTCAGATGCGAGAGGAATCGGTCGGCCTGCTCGGGCTGCAATCGGTGGCCGCGACGACCACGGCCTGA
- a CDS encoding ABC transporter permease, producing MSQSDLGARSVPRLLIVPAVVGVLFLLMPLVALVAKADWPALPAAITSQTSRQALWLSLRCGVAATVLCLILGVPMAMLMARSGGRWVVLLRGLTTLPLVLPPMVGGIALLYLLGRGGLIGHYMLTTIGQIPFTTTAVVIAEAFVSLPFLVLSLEGSLRTAGTRFEVVAATLGAGRWTVFRRVTLPLVGPGLISATVLCFARALGEFGATALFAGNYPGITQTMPLAIYEAFNGAGVDQDSAIAMSLLLVLVSAVILVLIRPWRFPGIR from the coding sequence GTGAGCCAGTCCGACCTCGGCGCCCGGAGCGTTCCCCGGCTGCTCATCGTCCCGGCCGTGGTCGGGGTGCTGTTCCTGCTGATGCCCCTGGTCGCGCTGGTGGCCAAGGCCGACTGGCCCGCCCTGCCGGCCGCGATCACCTCGCAGACCTCGCGGCAGGCCCTGTGGCTGTCGCTCCGCTGCGGGGTCGCCGCCACCGTGCTCTGCCTGATCCTGGGCGTCCCGATGGCCATGCTGATGGCCCGGTCCGGCGGACGGTGGGTGGTGCTGCTGCGCGGGCTGACCACGCTGCCGCTCGTCCTGCCCCCCATGGTGGGCGGCATCGCGCTGCTGTACCTGCTGGGCCGGGGCGGTCTGATCGGCCACTACATGTTGACCACGATCGGGCAGATCCCGTTCACCACCACCGCTGTGGTGATCGCCGAGGCGTTCGTGTCGCTGCCGTTCCTGGTGCTGTCGCTGGAAGGGTCGCTGCGCACCGCCGGCACCCGGTTCGAGGTCGTCGCGGCCACGCTCGGCGCCGGGCGATGGACGGTGTTCCGCCGGGTGACCCTGCCCCTGGTCGGGCCGGGTCTGATCTCGGCCACGGTGCTGTGCTTCGCGCGCGCCCTGGGCGAGTTCGGGGCCACCGCCCTGTTCGCCGGCAACTACCCAGGCATCACCCAGACCATGCCGCTGGCCATCTACGAGGCGTTCAACGGGGCCGGCGTCGACCAGGACTCGGCCATCGCGATGTCGCTGCTGCTGGTTCTGGTGTCCGCGGTGATCCTGGTCCTGATCCGGCCCTGGCGCTTTCCGGGCATCCGATGA
- a CDS encoding sulfate/molybdate ABC transporter ATP-binding protein, protein MSDLQADFALARAEFVVRVAFEVPAGESVAVLGPNGSGKSTVLGVLAGLAAPDSGQVRLGGRELTGPSTAVPAEHRRVGLMGQDPLLFPHLSALENVAFGPRSQGRTRVAARAAAGEWLDRMGLAGLESRRPAQLSGGQRQRVALARALAAEPDLLLLDEPLGALDAQTVPEIRQVLRTHLRDTGTTSILVTHDVLDAAVLADRVLVLERGRIVDDGPTGTVLTAPRSSFGATLAGLNLVPGTVSASAAEGEPVSIRTGSGLMLAGVAAAGLRAGDHAAAVFRPAAVAVFLDAPGGSPRNHWPATVRSLEPATAAVRLRTTGPADIAVDVTPAAVAELGIGPGAAVFLSIKATEVTIHSR, encoded by the coding sequence ATGAGCGACCTGCAGGCCGACTTCGCGCTGGCCCGCGCCGAATTCGTCGTCCGGGTCGCCTTCGAGGTGCCGGCCGGCGAGTCGGTGGCCGTCCTCGGACCGAACGGGTCGGGCAAATCGACCGTGCTCGGCGTGCTGGCCGGCCTGGCCGCACCCGACTCCGGGCAGGTCCGGCTCGGCGGCCGGGAGCTGACCGGTCCGTCGACGGCCGTCCCGGCGGAGCACCGCCGGGTCGGTCTGATGGGCCAGGACCCGCTGCTGTTCCCCCACCTGTCGGCGCTGGAGAACGTGGCCTTCGGGCCCCGGTCGCAGGGCCGGACGCGGGTCGCGGCCCGGGCGGCGGCCGGGGAATGGCTGGACCGGATGGGGTTGGCCGGTCTGGAGAGCCGGCGCCCGGCGCAGCTCTCCGGGGGACAGCGCCAGCGGGTCGCCCTGGCCCGGGCCCTGGCCGCCGAACCCGATCTGCTGCTGCTGGACGAACCGCTCGGTGCCTTGGACGCGCAGACCGTCCCGGAGATCCGTCAGGTGCTCCGTACCCACCTGCGGGACACCGGGACCACCAGCATCCTGGTCACCCACGACGTGCTCGACGCCGCCGTGCTGGCCGATCGGGTGCTAGTGCTCGAGCGTGGCCGGATCGTCGATGACGGGCCGACCGGGACGGTACTGACCGCGCCCCGCAGCTCCTTCGGAGCCACCCTGGCCGGACTGAACCTGGTGCCCGGCACCGTTTCCGCCTCCGCGGCCGAAGGTGAGCCGGTCTCGATCCGCACCGGTTCCGGTCTGATGCTGGCCGGGGTCGCCGCGGCCGGGCTCCGGGCCGGCGACCACGCGGCGGCGGTATTCCGGCCCGCGGCGGTCGCCGTCTTCCTCGACGCGCCCGGCGGCAGCCCGCGCAATCACTGGCCGGCCACCGTCCGGTCGCTGGAGCCGGCCACCGCGGCCGTGAGATTACGCACGACCGGGCCGGCGGACATCGCCGTCGATGTGACTCCGGCGGCCGTGGCCGAGCTCGGGATCGGCCCGGGGGCAGCCGTTTTCCTGTCGATCAAGGCGACCGAGGTGACCATCCACTCCCGCTGA
- a CDS encoding cold-shock protein, giving the protein MPAGKVKWYDAEKGFGFIAQEGGEDVHVRSSALPTGVAALKPGQKVEFGVADGKRGPQALQVVVLDAPPSVVAATRRPAEELHGLLDDMIKMLESKALPDLRRGRYPDRAIGGRMATVLRAVASELES; this is encoded by the coding sequence GTGCCGGCCGGCAAGGTGAAATGGTATGACGCGGAGAAGGGTTTCGGGTTCATCGCCCAGGAGGGCGGCGAGGACGTGCACGTCCGTTCCTCGGCGCTCCCGACGGGGGTCGCGGCCCTGAAGCCGGGCCAGAAGGTCGAGTTCGGTGTGGCGGACGGCAAGCGGGGTCCGCAGGCGCTGCAGGTCGTCGTCCTCGACGCTCCGCCGTCGGTGGTCGCCGCCACCCGCCGCCCGGCGGAGGAACTCCACGGGTTGCTCGACGACATGATCAAGATGCTGGAGTCCAAGGCGCTGCCCGACCTTCGTCGTGGCCGCTACCCGGACCGCGCCATCGGTGGCCGGATGGCCACCGTGCTGCGGGCGGTGGCGTCGGAGTTGGAGTCCTGA